The following nucleotide sequence is from Pseudomonas sessilinigenes.
GAGAACACGCCGCACAGGTCGTTGACGCTCAGGTCAACGGCAGCAGTGCCGGCCTTGTTGAATGGAACGGCAACCGAAGTGGCCACCGAAGGCACTTGGATCAGCTTGCCCCAGGCAGCCTGGTGGGCAGTGACGTAGTTGCCCAGCTCAGTGGTGCTGAGTTTGGAATCGCTACCGGCCCAGTGCACGTTCTTGCCGGTGGTGCCGGCCACGAACTTGGTGTAGTCGTTGTTCAGGAAGGCAGCCTTGCCGTTGCCGCTGCCTACGCCGATGTAGGGAGCGAAACCGGCGGTCAGAACGCCAGCGGTCTGGTACAGCGGTTGTGGCAGGGTAGCGCCACCGCCGTTGATGTCAGCCAGTGCAGCCTGTGCCGAGCACAGGGCGGCCAGGGTCAGGGATGCCGCGAGAACATTGCGCTTAAACATGAAGAATCTCCTTTCGTCGTGTTCGTACGTTGGGTGAATAGCTCTTGCATGACGCCATGGCACTCGGGCCAGAAGCCTTGATCCAGAGGGCTTGATGGGTGAGGCCATGGGGAGAGAAGTTCGCAGCTTCCGGTGACAGTTAAAGGAAAAATGCTCGGGAGAAGCCGGCTGTTTTTGCAAAAGATTCTCGGGTGTTCAGGGCCTTTTTTAAGGCCCTTTTACCCAAGGTGACAGCCAGGTTGCAGACGGTTTCTCCGGCACCAGCGCCAAGCCGTTGCCGGCCGGGCAGGCAAGCCTGGAACATGACAGAACGAGGAACCCGAGGATCCTTATCCTGGGAGTCGGGAGCGTTAGCACCCGGCTGAAAAAAGCTGGCGCCGTCAGCTCACCAGCTGGTTGATCTCGATGATCGGCAGCAGCACCGCCATGACGATCACCAGCACCACGCCGCCCATGACCACGATCATCAGCGGCTCCAGCAGCGCGGTCATGCCCATGGCCCGGCGCTCCAGATCGCTGGACAGGGACTGCGCCGCCCGCTCGAGCATCGGTGGCAAGGCGCCGGTCTTCTCACCGCTGGCGATCAGGTGGATCAACAGCGGCGGAAAGACTTTCTCCACCCGCAGCGCGGCCGCCAGGTTGGCGCCTTCGCGGACCTTGGCCGTGGCCTCGTTGACGCTGTGGCTCAGGCGGTCGTTGGACAGGGTCTGGCGCGCGGCCTCCAGGGCCCGCAACAATGGCACCCCGGCCCCGCCGAGGATGGCCAGGGTCGAGGCGAAGCGCGCGGTGTTCAGGCCCAGGACAAAGCGCCCGACCAGTGGCAGGCGCAGGATCCGGCTATGCCAGTTCAAGCGTGCCTGGGGGTTGCGCAGGTAGATCCGCCAGCCCCAGAACCCGGCCACCAGGGCCGCGAAACACAAGCCGCCCCAGGCGCGGATGAAGTCACTGGCGTTGAGCATCGCCAGGGTCAGCCCTGGCAGGTCCTGGCGCGCCTGGGAAAAGGCGCTGACCACCTGGGGCACGACATAGCTCAGGAGGAAGATCACGATGCCGATGGACACCAGGCCCACCACCCCGGGATAGATGAAGGCCGTGAGGATCTTGCCCCGCAGGCCGTTACGCTCCTCGATGTAGTCCGCCAGCCGCTCCATGACCTGGGCCAGGTCGCCGGATTCCTCGCCAGCGGCGATCAGCGCTCGGTAGATCTCCGGAAAATCCCGCGGCCTGGCCGCCAGCGCCTCGGCCAGGCGCATGCCGCTGCGCACATCGGCGCGCACCGCGCTCAGGGTCTGGGCGATATGCTTGCGCTCGGCCTGCTCCACCGTGGCGCTGAGCGCCGCCTCCAGCGGCAGGCTGGCGCCCAGCAGGCTGGCCAATTGGCGGGTCGCCCAGGCCAGGTCGTTGTCCGAGAGCCTGGGGCTGAACAGCCCCCCTGCCCCGCCTGCGCCCTGGTTGCCATCCAGCCGTACGTCCAGGGCCGTCAGGCCCCGGCTGCGCAACGTGGCGAAGGCCGCACCCTGGCTATCGGCCTCCAGGTGCCCGGATTCGATCTTGCCGTGGCTGTCGGCGGCTTCGTAGCGATAACGATTCATCAGGCGTCCCGTGTCACACGAAGGATTTCTTCCGGCGCGGTGGTGCCGCTGCGTACCCAGCGCTCACCGTCCTCGCGCATGCTGAACATCCCCGCCCGCCGCGCCGAGGCCCTCAGGGCCTGCTCATCCGCGCCCTGGTGGATCAGGCTGCGGATGTCATCGTCGATGCAGAACAGTTCGTGGATGCCGGTACGCCCGCTGTAGCCGATATGGTTGCAGGCCGGGCAACCCACCGGGTGCCAGGTACCAGGATTGGCGGGATCGGGCGCCTTGCATTGGTTGCACAGCCGGCGCACCAGGCGCTGGGCCAATACCCCGAGCATCGACGACGCCAGGAGGAAGGGTTCGACCCCCATGTCGATCAGGCGGTTGACCGCCGACACCGCGTCGTTGGTGTGCAGGGTGGCCAGCACCAGGTGCCCGGTGAGGGACGCCTGGACCGCGATCTGTGCGGTTTCCAGGTCACGGATCTCGCCGATCATGATGATGTCCGGGTCCTGGCGCAGGATGGCGCGCAGAGCCAGGGCGAAGGTCATGTCGATCTTGGCGTTGACCTGGATCTGGCTGATACCCGGCAGGTCGTACTCCACCGGGTCCTCCACGGTGAGGATGTTGCTGGTGCTGGCGTCCAGCCGGGCCAGGGCCGCATAGAGGCTGGTGGTCTTGCCGCTGCCGGTGGGCCCGGTGACCAGGACGATGCCGTGGGGCTGGCGGATCAGGCCGTCGAGCCGGGCCAGCAGTGCCGGGTCCATGCCCAGGGTCTCCAGTTGCAGGCGCCCGGCCTGCTTGTCCAGTAAGCGCATCACCACCCGCTCGCCATGGCCGGTGGGCACCGTGGACACGCGGATATCGATGGGCCGCCCGGCGACCCGCAAGGCGATCCGGCCGTCCTGGGGCAAGCGTTTCTCGGCGATGTCCAGCTGGGCCATGATCTTGATCCGCGACACCAGGGCCCCGTGCAGCGCCTTGCGTGGCGAGACCACGTCGCGCAGGGTGCCGTCGACCCGGTAGCGCACCACCGAATGGGTCTCGTAGGGCTCGATATGAATATCGCTGGCCTCGTCCCGCGCCGCCTGGGTGAGCAAGGCGTTGATCATGCGGATCACCGGCGCGCCATCCTGGGTGTCCAGCAGGTCGGTCACCTCCGGCATATCCTGCATCAGCCGGTCCAGGTCGACCTCGTTCTCCGCCGCGCCGACCACTGCCGCGGCGCTGCCGGTGTCGGCATAGGCCGTGGCCAGCAAGCCGTCGAGCTCGTCGTCGCGGACCCGCTCCAGGCGCGCCGGACCGAATTGGCGCCGGGCCTCGCTGATGGACCAGCCAGGGGTCGAGGCGCACACCAGCAGCACCGCGCCCTCCTCGTCGTGGCGCAGCAGGATGCGATGGGATTTGGCCCAGGCATAGGGGAGCTGGGAAGTCATCGCCAAACCTCCATCCGTCCAGGAATCCCCGCACGAAGCAGGCCATGACTCGGATCTGGCGCCCGGCTCATTGCACTGGCACCGCGTGGATGGTCGCCCGGATGCCCTGGGGCGCGTCCTGCAACGACACCGGTTGCGCGCCGGGAATGGCCTTGGCCGCCGGAGGTAATTGTGGCATCTGCATGTCCGGCATGGCCCAGCTGTGCTCGGGCTGCAACTGGCCCTGGGCCCGGCGCATGAAGTCGTAGCGATTGAGGGTGATGCTGCGCCCCGCCCCACTGTCGCGAATGATGTAGGGTCGCAGGAACACCATCAGGTTGGTCTTGTTGATGCTGCGCTTCTCGTTGCGAAACAGCGCTCCCAACCCCGGGATGCTCGACAGCCACGGCACGGCATCGTTGCTCTGGCTATAGCCATCCTGCAGCAGTCCGCCGAGCACCATGATCTGCCCGTCGTCGAGCAGGATGCTGGTGTCGATCGCGCGCTTCTGGGTGACCGTGCCGGCCGCCACCGAAGCCCGGGCATCGATGCTGCTGACCTCCTGGTAGATGTCCAGCTTGACCGTGCCGCCCTCGGAAATCTGCGGCCGCACATTGAGCTTGAGCCCCACCTCCTCGCGCTGCACCGTCTGGAACGGATTGTTGCTGTTGCCACCGCCGCCGGTGACATAGCTGCCGGTGACGAAGGGGATGGTCTGGCCGACAAAAATGCTCGCGGCCTCGTTGTCCAGGGTCAGAAGGTTCGGCGTCGACAGCACGTTGGAGCCGCCCTTGCTCTTGAGCGCCCGGGCCAGGACCTTGAGGTCCAGGACCTTGCCGATCCCCGGGATGTCCACGGTGCCATTGACCACGCCGATGTTCAGGCCCTTGGGCAACACGTCGATGCTGGTCTTGCTGCCCGGGTTGCCCACCACGCCGCTGCCGCCGAGGTTGACCCCGCCAAAACCACCCTTGCCCCCCAGGTTGCCGGCCTGCCACTGCACGCCGAATTCGTTGGCATCGTCTTCATTGACCTCGACGATCAGGCTCTCGATCACCACCTGGGCCCGGCGCTGGTCCAGTTGGTCGATCACTTCCCGCAGGTTGCGATACAGCGGGTCCGGCGCGGAAATCAACAGGGTGTTGGTGGTGGCGTCGGCCTGGATGGTCACGCCACCGGCGCTGAAGGCGGTGTTCTGGTCGTTCTGCTGGCCATTGCTACCCAGGCCGCTGCTAGTGCTGCCGCCCTGGCCATAACCCTTGCTACTGCTACTGCTGTTACCCAGGCTGGAGCTGGTGCTGGCGCCGCTGGTGCTGCCCGCCTGGCTACTGCCTTGGCTGGCGCCGGTGCCGCCGCCCATGCCGCTGAGCATGGCCCGGGCGCCATCGTTGCTGGAGCTGTCGCTTTCCCCGGTGAGCAGGCCGCGCAGGGCCTGGGCCAGCTTGCCGGCCTGGGCATTGCGCAGGTACACCACGTGCAGATTGCTGGGGTTGCTCTGGGCGTTGTCCAGCTTGTAGATCAGGTTGCGCGCAAGCTCGGTGCGCTCGGGGCTGCCGGCGCGGATGATGATGGAGTTGGAACGCGGATCGCCGATCACGCTGATCTTCTGGGTCTGGTCGCTGCCCTGGGTCTCCAGCAACTCGGAGACCATGGTGGCGATGTCCACGGCGATTCCGTTCTGCACCGCCACCACATCGGTGTCGATGGCGCTCGGGGTGTCGATGCCACTGATGATCTGCGCCACCCGCTGCAGGTTCTCGGCGTAATCGGTGACCACGATGGTGTTGTTGCCCGGATAGGCATTGATCGGGTTGTTGGGCGAAACGATCGGCCGCAGCACCGGGATCAGGTTCACCGCGTTTTCGTACTGCAGGCGGAAGGTGCGGGTCAGCATGCCGTTGCCCGCCGGCTTGTCGGCGCTGTAGATCGGTCCGCCCAGCAGCTTGGCATCGGCCTCGGGCACCACCTGGGCCACGCCGCCGACATCGACCACGCTGAAGCCTTGCATGCGCAGGGCCGCCAGCAACATGTCATAGGCCTGGTGCGCGGGCACCTGGCCTTCGCTGACCAGGGTCAGGTTGCCCTTGACCCTGGGGTCCACCAGGAACTGTTGGCCGGTGGAACGGGACAAGGCCCGCACCACGGCCTGGATATCGGCCTCGACGAAGTTCAACTGCACCGGCTGGTCGCCCAGGGGATTGCGCGGCACGCTGGTGCTACGCGAAGCCCCCGAGGCCCGGTTGCTGGTGACCGGATGCACGACCTTGGGACGCTGGGCCTGTTGCGCTTGCAAGCGCTGGCGGTCAGCCAGGACATCGCCACCACGCCGGGTATCGGCCAGGGGTTGGCCCAGTTCACTGTCCACCAGCAAGGGCGGTGGCGTGGTGGATTGGGTATTGCTGCAAGCCCCCAGCGCCAGCAGCAGGAAAGGTGCAGCCTTGCGACACTGGCGCACGTAGATGGAACCTGACCACTTCATGAAGCTTCCTTAGCGCCCTGCGCCTGATCCATGCGAACGGTCCCGGACAGTGTGCCTGCCGAGTCATCGGCGGCGGCCTCGGCTGCGCGTTGCAGACGAGCCTCCACCACCTGCAGTGAAAGCTGCCGGGGAGCCCCTAGCAGCCAGCCGACCACAGCATCTGCCGGGGCCTGCTCAAAGGTCAGCCGCCAGCTCTCGGGGCCGGCTTCATCAGGTTGTTGCAACTGGTAGCGATCCTTCAGGCCGGCCTGGTCCAGGGTCTGGCGCAAGGACTGCTCAAGGCTCCCCCCGGCGCTATCGCCAGCGCCTGGCGCGACTTCATGCAGCAGTACCTCCAGGGCCTCGGCCTGGGAGCGCAGCTTGGGCGTCTCGGCCTGCCAGTATTCGATCTTGCGCAGCGGCGGCTGGATCAACAGCAACCACAACAACAAGGCCAGCAGCCCCGCGGCAGTGCCGGCCAGCAAGCGTTTCTCCCGCAGGGCCAGGCCATTCCAATGGCCCAGGGCCTGGGCCTGCAGGCGCGACCAGCGCGCCCGGTACGGTGCCAGCATGGCCTTACTCATCATCGTCTCTCCCGGCGCTCTCCTGCTCCCCGGTCGGCTGCCCGCCTGGGACCAGGCTCCAACCGTTGGCCTCACGCTGCACGCTATAGCCCGCCTGGGCCAAGGCGCCTTGCCAGGTGTCATCGGCGGTCATGGGGGTATCGGGCAGCAGTTCAAGTTGCAGGCGCTCCTGGGCGAACGTCAGGCGCTGCACACTGCCGACCATGAATGGCATGGCGCTTGCGGCCTGTAGCAGCAGGTTGGCAAACCCCTGGTTCGGCTCGGCCGAGTTGCCGCTCTGGCGTGCAGCCAGCTGCTGGCGCGCCTGCTGCAGGGGATTGAGGACCACCGGCAATTCGGGGAACACCTGCCGTACTCGCAGGTTCATCTGGGTCTTGAGCCGCTGCCCCTGCTCGGCTTCACGGGCGGCATACAGGTTGAGCCCCGCCACCCAGACCACCACCGCCAGGGCGCAGCAACCCAGGGCCCGCCCCCAGCCCTTGGCGGCGACCCGGCCAGTGGCCGCTCCTGCGTGCAGGCTCCAGGCCGGGGCCGGGCCGCTCCAGCGTTGTTCGCTCGCCAGATGCTGGACGATACCCGGTGGGGCTTCATGGCCGATCCAGCAAAGTTCGCCGGCCGTACTGCGCAACTGCTCCAGGGCTTCCTGCCACTGCGGCTGCGCTGGCGGCTCCTGGCCACCCTCCGGCCGGGACTGCGGCAGCAAGGGCTGCACACTGCCCTGCCCGGCGCTGTGCCGCAGGACCAACTGGCCATCCACCAGGCACAGGTTCACCTGCGCCGGAGCCGGTACGGCCAAGGCATAAGGGGCCGGATACAGCCCCTGGAGCTTGAGCCCGGCCCGCTCCAGCTCACTGCCCAAGGCCTGCAGGCGCTCCCGTGGCAGCCAGCCCAGCACCACTTGCCCGGCCGAGTCCCGCGGGCCGTGGGCCACATGCATCTGTTCGAGGGGCCCCAGGATCAATGCCTGGGCGGCACAGGTCACCGCGGCCTTGATCCTGGCCGCCGGCAGTTGCGGCAGTTCGATGCTGGTCAGCAGGCTGTCTTGCGGATGCAGGAAGCACTCCACTGGCAGCGGCCTGGCGCCCTTGCCCAAGGCCCCCAGTTGCCCGAGCGGGCAGCGACCGGTTTCCACCACCCGCGATGCACGATCCAGGCGGGCGAAGTCCACCTGGGGTTGCCAGGGCTGTTCGCTCGGGCCCAGTTCCGCCAGGGGCGGCAAGGCGATGCGCAGGCGATTCATGCTCCCACCCGCGACCAGATCACCTGGGGCATGCGGTCCTCGGGCCGGTGCAACAAAGCTTGCAGGCTCACCCGGCGTTGATCGCGGCGCGCCTGGCCCTGGAGCAGGAACCATTCACTGGTGATACCGACCCGGATCTGCTCCACCGCCACTTCCGGCATGCGCAAACGGTTGACGAAATCGCCACGGTTGATGAACCAGTGCCCGGCATCGCGCTCCGCCACCAAGGCCTTGGCCCGCGACAACGCCAGCCCCGGGACCACCGCGGCCAATACTTCGGCCGGGGCGGTATTGCCATTGACCCAGGTATTGCCCGGCAGCACGCTGACATAGCGGGAAAGACGCGCCAGCATGGCATCGCTCATGCCCTGCAGGCCCTGCAATTCCTCCACGCTGCGCAGCATCGGCTGTCGGGGCGGCAGGATCTGTTCGGCTGCGCCTGGCGACGTCAGGCGGCCGCTGTTGAAAGCACCACGAGTACCGCTGGTGGCCTGTGGATTGCCCAGGCGTTGCGGGTAGGACGCGATCACTCGCTGGCTGATGCGACGGCTCAGGGCCGTATCGATCCCCAGGGACTGGCACAAGAGCTCGAAGCTTTGCAGTTGCACGGCATCCACCTCGCCCTGGAACACCAGGTTGCGCAAGTTGAACTTGCCTTGCTGGTCCTGCAGGCGGCCTTGGAACGCCCCGTTGAAGCCCCCTAGCGCCTGGTCGCCGATGGGCTGCGCCCAGGCCTGGTCGAGACGGGTCAGGACGTCACGCTGGCGCGCATCCCAGAGCAACAGGCGGCTGTACTCCAGGCCACCCTGCAACACCCCGGTGCCGAGGACCCGCCCTTGCTCGGCTTCCACGGTGCGCATGAAGGAGGTCTGGCGGGTGAGCATGGCGCCCGCGATCACCGCCACCACGGCGGCGATCAGCAAGGCACTGATGATGGCCATGCCACGCTGCTTCGCCACACTGGGCGAACGGCTGTTCATGACCGGCCTTACAGCTGCCAGGAGCCGATGTCGGCATTCACGCCTTCGCCATCGGGCTGGCCATCGGCCCCGAGGGAGAACACATCGACCTCACCGTTGGCCCCCGGATTGAGGTAGTGGTAAGGACGGCCCCAGGGGTCGTTGGGCAGGCGCTCCAGGTATGAGCGCCAGTTGCTGTCCTTGGCATTGGCCGGGCGTTCCACCAGCACCTTCAGGCCCTGGTTCATGCTGGGATAGGTGCCATGGTCGAGGCGATACAGCTTCAGCGCCTGCATCAGTCCGGCGATGTCCTGCTTGGCCGCCGTGGCCCGGGCCTGGTCGGGACGATCCAGGACCTTGGGCACCACCATGGCGGCCAGGATCCCGAGGATCACCACCACCACCATGATCTCGATCAGGGTAAAACCACGCTGGGCACGCGGGCGTCGCCGGTGGGCCGGCTGGGTCACTGCCCCCTGTCGCGTCGCCATGGCGGCGGCGCCCGGAGCGTCCTGCTCCGGCCGCAGCGAGCCACCACAGGCCTCGGGGGGGGACGTTACATGCGCGATATCCATCTCGACATTCCTTGGCTTGAGTTCGATTCGTGGCGCAGTGTTGCAAGAAGATATGTCAGTGATATTGAAAAACCTCGGGAGTTTCGGTCGCCATTCGGTCAAGCCCGGGGACTAGTCTGCGAGGCTGTCCTCCGGTATCGAGCGGCCCATGCGAGCTGTGCCCAAACAAGCGGGATTCACCCTGATCGAGGTGCTGGTGGCATTGGCCATCATTGCCGTGGCCATGTCGGCCGCCGTGCGTGTGGCGGGGCTGATGACCCAGGGCAACGGCCTGTTGCGGGACAAATCCGTGGCGCTGCTGGCGGCCCAGAGTCGCCTGGCGGAGTTGCGCCTGGAGGGGGGCTTGGCGACCGGGATGAAAAACCTCGAATGCGACCAGGGCCGGCTCAAGCTGCGTTGCGAGCAGGCCATTGTCGCCAGCACCACGCCTGGGTTGTTGCGGGTCAGTGTGCAGGTGCGCGATCGCAGCCGCGAGGCGCCGCCCCTGGCTCGCCTGGAGACCCTGATCAGCCGGCCAACGGTGCCGCGCCAGTGAGCCCTAGCGGGTCAACCTTGGCAGGCTCGGCGAGTCCGGCAGCTTGCTGACCTTGACTTGCGAACGTTGCCCACCGCGTTCGATCAGCACCCCGTCGGCCTCCACTGCCACCAATTGCACACCCTGGGTCAGCCGCTCGCCAGCCAGGAAGCTGCGCGGCGGCCCATCGTTCAGGCTGAGGATGGCCACCGCGCCACGGGCTCCGGCCATGACCCCGGACACCTTGATGTCCACTTGCACCGGCTGGTTGGCAAACCACTGCAAGGCCGGACTGTCGGAGCGCGCAGCCAGGGCCTGGGGCGCGGCGGTGGGCGTGCGGGATTCGGCCGGAGTCAGCAACAGCGACGACCAGGTGCCGACTCCGGCCAGGGCCACCAGCAGGGCGGCGTACTGCAATACCTGGGGAACAGAGAAACGCAGGGCGAATGGCATGGGCAGAACCTCCTGTTTGTCCATGCCAGCAGCCTACAGGTCAAATTTCACGGTTTTATTTCACTAGATCATCATCTGCCTCGGGCAGCCTGGAACCCTCGCCAAGGAGTGCAATGCGATGCGGGTTTATCAACAACAGGGCTTTACCCTGATCGAGCTGATGGTCGTGCTGGTGATCATCGGCATCGCCAGTGCGGCCGTGGGCTTGAGCATCAAGCCTGATCCGCTGCAATCCCTGCGCAAGGACGCCGAGCGCCTGGCGCAACTGCTGCAAGTGGCCCAGGCCGAGGCCCGTGCCGATGGCCGTAGCATCACCTGGCGGGCCAATGCCAAGGGCTTTGCCTTCAACCGCTACGACGAGACCGGCCAGGGCATCGATGACTTTCGCCAGGACAGCCAGTTGCGACCGCGGAACTGGGACACGCCCTCCATGCAGGTACGCATCGAGCCCAGGCCACGCCTGGTGCTCAATGCCGAATGGATCAACCCGCCGCTGCAGGTGGTGCTTTCCGATGGCCAGCACAGCCTGCAGGTCGAGCGCACGGCAGCGGGCCAATTAAGGGTGGTGGAGCGGCCATGAACAGTCGCCAGGAAGGTTTCACCCTGATCGAGGTGATGGTGGCGATCATGCTCATGGCGGTGGTCAGCCTGATTGCCTGGCGTGGCCTGGACAGCGTGACTCGCGCCGACGGCCACCTCAAGGCCGGTACCGAGCAGACCGAGGAACTGCTGCGTACCCTCAACCAACTGGAACGCGATGTAGCCTTGCGAGCCAGCACCGAACTGCGCGAGCCCAACCTCAGCGAGGGCGACACCGCCGAGCCCGAAGGCCCGCCACCCTTGAGCGTGCGCAGCTCCGACAGCAAGGGGTTTGCCCTGGAGATCATCCGCAGCGCCGCCGCACCGGACATTGGCCTGCAACGGGTGCGTTGGTGGCTCAAGGGCGACACCTTGTATCGTGCGGTGGCCGAACCCCGGGATCGCTACCCGTTGCCGGCCCCCCGCAATGGCGTCGCGGTGCTGGGCCGGGTCAGTGACTTGCAGGTTCGCGTCTGGAACCCCGACAAGGGCTGGCGCCAATTGAGCGGCAATCGCCAGGACAACCCTGTGGGCCTGGAGATCCGCCTGGTGCGCCAGACGCCCCAGGGCGAGGAGCGCTACCGCCAGGTGCT
It contains:
- the gspF gene encoding type II secretion system inner membrane protein GspF, yielding MNRYRYEAADSHGKIESGHLEADSQGAAFATLRSRGLTALDVRLDGNQGAGGAGGLFSPRLSDNDLAWATRQLASLLGASLPLEAALSATVEQAERKHIAQTLSAVRADVRSGMRLAEALAARPRDFPEIYRALIAAGEESGDLAQVMERLADYIEERNGLRGKILTAFIYPGVVGLVSIGIVIFLLSYVVPQVVSAFSQARQDLPGLTLAMLNASDFIRAWGGLCFAALVAGFWGWRIYLRNPQARLNWHSRILRLPLVGRFVLGLNTARFASTLAILGGAGVPLLRALEAARQTLSNDRLSHSVNEATAKVREGANLAAALRVEKVFPPLLIHLIASGEKTGALPPMLERAAQSLSSDLERRAMGMTALLEPLMIVVMGGVVLVIVMAVLLPIIEINQLVS
- the gspE gene encoding type II secretion system ATPase GspE, which codes for MTSQLPYAWAKSHRILLRHDEEGAVLLVCASTPGWSISEARRQFGPARLERVRDDELDGLLATAYADTGSAAAVVGAAENEVDLDRLMQDMPEVTDLLDTQDGAPVIRMINALLTQAARDEASDIHIEPYETHSVVRYRVDGTLRDVVSPRKALHGALVSRIKIMAQLDIAEKRLPQDGRIALRVAGRPIDIRVSTVPTGHGERVVMRLLDKQAGRLQLETLGMDPALLARLDGLIRQPHGIVLVTGPTGSGKTTSLYAALARLDASTSNILTVEDPVEYDLPGISQIQVNAKIDMTFALALRAILRQDPDIIMIGEIRDLETAQIAVQASLTGHLVLATLHTNDAVSAVNRLIDMGVEPFLLASSMLGVLAQRLVRRLCNQCKAPDPANPGTWHPVGCPACNHIGYSGRTGIHELFCIDDDIRSLIHQGADEQALRASARRAGMFSMREDGERWVRSGTTAPEEILRVTRDA
- the gspD gene encoding type II secretion system secretin GspD, with product MKWSGSIYVRQCRKAAPFLLLALGACSNTQSTTPPPLLVDSELGQPLADTRRGGDVLADRQRLQAQQAQRPKVVHPVTSNRASGASRSTSVPRNPLGDQPVQLNFVEADIQAVVRALSRSTGQQFLVDPRVKGNLTLVSEGQVPAHQAYDMLLAALRMQGFSVVDVGGVAQVVPEADAKLLGGPIYSADKPAGNGMLTRTFRLQYENAVNLIPVLRPIVSPNNPINAYPGNNTIVVTDYAENLQRVAQIISGIDTPSAIDTDVVAVQNGIAVDIATMVSELLETQGSDQTQKISVIGDPRSNSIIIRAGSPERTELARNLIYKLDNAQSNPSNLHVVYLRNAQAGKLAQALRGLLTGESDSSSNDGARAMLSGMGGGTGASQGSSQAGSTSGASTSSSLGNSSSSSKGYGQGGSTSSGLGSNGQQNDQNTAFSAGGVTIQADATTNTLLISAPDPLYRNLREVIDQLDQRRAQVVIESLIVEVNEDDANEFGVQWQAGNLGGKGGFGGVNLGGSGVVGNPGSKTSIDVLPKGLNIGVVNGTVDIPGIGKVLDLKVLARALKSKGGSNVLSTPNLLTLDNEAASIFVGQTIPFVTGSYVTGGGGNSNNPFQTVQREEVGLKLNVRPQISEGGTVKLDIYQEVSSIDARASVAAGTVTQKRAIDTSILLDDGQIMVLGGLLQDGYSQSNDAVPWLSSIPGLGALFRNEKRSINKTNLMVFLRPYIIRDSGAGRSITLNRYDFMRRAQGQLQPEHSWAMPDMQMPQLPPAAKAIPGAQPVSLQDAPQGIRATIHAVPVQ
- the gspM gene encoding type II secretion system protein GspM is translated as MSKAMLAPYRARWSRLQAQALGHWNGLALREKRLLAGTAAGLLALLLWLLLIQPPLRKIEYWQAETPKLRSQAEALEVLLHEVAPGAGDSAGGSLEQSLRQTLDQAGLKDRYQLQQPDEAGPESWRLTFEQAPADAVVGWLLGAPRQLSLQVVEARLQRAAEAAADDSAGTLSGTVRMDQAQGAKEAS
- the gspL gene encoding type II secretion system protein GspL; translated protein: MNRLRIALPPLAELGPSEQPWQPQVDFARLDRASRVVETGRCPLGQLGALGKGARPLPVECFLHPQDSLLTSIELPQLPAARIKAAVTCAAQALILGPLEQMHVAHGPRDSAGQVVLGWLPRERLQALGSELERAGLKLQGLYPAPYALAVPAPAQVNLCLVDGQLVLRHSAGQGSVQPLLPQSRPEGGQEPPAQPQWQEALEQLRSTAGELCWIGHEAPPGIVQHLASEQRWSGPAPAWSLHAGAATGRVAAKGWGRALGCCALAVVVWVAGLNLYAAREAEQGQRLKTQMNLRVRQVFPELPVVLNPLQQARQQLAARQSGNSAEPNQGFANLLLQAASAMPFMVGSVQRLTFAQERLQLELLPDTPMTADDTWQGALAQAGYSVQREANGWSLVPGGQPTGEQESAGRDDDE
- the gspK gene encoding type II secretion system minor pseudopilin GspK: MNSRSPSVAKQRGMAIISALLIAAVVAVIAGAMLTRQTSFMRTVEAEQGRVLGTGVLQGGLEYSRLLLWDARQRDVLTRLDQAWAQPIGDQALGGFNGAFQGRLQDQQGKFNLRNLVFQGEVDAVQLQSFELLCQSLGIDTALSRRISQRVIASYPQRLGNPQATSGTRGAFNSGRLTSPGAAEQILPPRQPMLRSVEELQGLQGMSDAMLARLSRYVSVLPGNTWVNGNTAPAEVLAAVVPGLALSRAKALVAERDAGHWFINRGDFVNRLRMPEVAVEQIRVGITSEWFLLQGQARRDQRRVSLQALLHRPEDRMPQVIWSRVGA
- the gspG gene encoding type II secretion system major pseudopilin GspG, with the protein product MATRQGAVTQPAHRRRPRAQRGFTLIEIMVVVVILGILAAMVVPKVLDRPDQARATAAKQDIAGLMQALKLYRLDHGTYPSMNQGLKVLVERPANAKDSNWRSYLERLPNDPWGRPYHYLNPGANGEVDVFSLGADGQPDGEGVNADIGSWQL
- the gspI gene encoding type II secretion system minor pseudopilin GspI, translated to MRAVPKQAGFTLIEVLVALAIIAVAMSAAVRVAGLMTQGNGLLRDKSVALLAAQSRLAELRLEGGLATGMKNLECDQGRLKLRCEQAIVASTTPGLLRVSVQVRDRSREAPPLARLETLISRPTVPRQ
- a CDS encoding type II secretion system protein N codes for the protein MPFALRFSVPQVLQYAALLVALAGVGTWSSLLLTPAESRTPTAAPQALAARSDSPALQWFANQPVQVDIKVSGVMAGARGAVAILSLNDGPPRSFLAGERLTQGVQLVAVEADGVLIERGGQRSQVKVSKLPDSPSLPRLTR
- the gspH gene encoding type II secretion system minor pseudopilin GspH is translated as MRVYQQQGFTLIELMVVLVIIGIASAAVGLSIKPDPLQSLRKDAERLAQLLQVAQAEARADGRSITWRANAKGFAFNRYDETGQGIDDFRQDSQLRPRNWDTPSMQVRIEPRPRLVLNAEWINPPLQVVLSDGQHSLQVERTAAGQLRVVERP
- a CDS encoding PulJ/GspJ family protein, translating into MNSRQEGFTLIEVMVAIMLMAVVSLIAWRGLDSVTRADGHLKAGTEQTEELLRTLNQLERDVALRASTELREPNLSEGDTAEPEGPPPLSVRSSDSKGFALEIIRSAAAPDIGLQRVRWWLKGDTLYRAVAEPRDRYPLPAPRNGVAVLGRVSDLQVRVWNPDKGWRQLSGNRQDNPVGLEIRLVRQTPQGEERYRQVLGPLE